The following coding sequences lie in one Metopolophium dirhodum isolate CAU chromosome 5, ASM1992520v1, whole genome shotgun sequence genomic window:
- the LOC132945609 gene encoding uncharacterized protein LOC132945609 gives MGGITFVFAGDFRQTLPVIPKGTRADVINACLKSSPIWNYVEKLYLRTNMRVYLCGGDDIFPAQLLKIGNGTLENENGYISVDHTIGRVVNNVEELISTVYPDIFNLSNKSYQWLCERAIISPRNVTAEEINDIILLKFDGHSRECLSIDTVTSTDDAIHYPQEFLNSLSPSGFPPHKLKLKIGAPITLLRNLQPPNLCNDTKLQIKSLRNNIIEAVILTGPAKGEIAFIPRIPMIPSDLPFSFKRLQFPVKVSFAITINKAQGQTFKYVGVDLRTECFSHGQLYVAFSRTGDPNHLMILISTGNITKNIIYSEVL, from the coding sequence atggGTGGCATAACATTTGTTTTCGCTGGTGATTTCCGTCAAACCTTACCAGTAATCCCTAAAGGTACTCGAGCTGATGTCATTAATGCTTGCTTAAAATCTTCCCCTATATGGAACTATGTTGAAAAACTTTATTTGCGAACAAACATGAGAGTTTATTTATGCGGAGGGGACGATATTTTTCCAGCACAGTTGTTGAAAATTGGAAATGGAActttagaaaatgaaaatggtTACATTTCTGTCGATCACACGATTGGACGGGTGGTCAATAACGTGGAAGAGTTGATTTCTACAGTTTATCCTGACATTTTTAATCTGTCCAATAAATCTTATCAGTGGTTATGTGAAAGAGCTATTATCTCTCCAAGAAATGTAACAGCAGAAGAAATTAATGATATCATCCTTCTAAAATTCGATGGACACTCACGTGAATGTCTATCTATTGATACAGTTACATCAACAGATGATGCTATTCATTATCCACAAGAATTTCTTAATTCTCTTTCTCCTTCGGGATTTCCTCctcataaactaaaattaaaaattggtgcTCCAATTACATTATTACGTAATCTTCAACCACCGAACTTATGTAAcgatacaaaattacaaataaaatcgttgcgaaataatattatagaagccGTAATTCTTACAGGGCCAGCGAAAGGAGAAATTGCATTTATTCCAAGAATTCCCATGATTCCCTCTGACTTGCCGTTTTCTTTCAAACGGCTTCAATTCCCAGTTAAAGTTTCTTTTGCGATTACCATAAACAAAGCACAAGGTCAAACATTCAAGTACGTTGGCGTAGATCTTCGTACAGAGTGCTTTTCACATGGGCAATTATACGTGGCATTTTCTCGAACTGGAGACCCGAATCatcttatgattttaatttcaacaggaaatataacaaaaaacatcATATACTCAGAAGTcttataa